From Piliocolobus tephrosceles isolate RC106 chromosome 16, ASM277652v3, whole genome shotgun sequence, the proteins below share one genomic window:
- the TXNDC17 gene encoding thioredoxin domain-containing protein 17 yields MARYEEVSVSGFEEFHRAVEKHNGKTIFAYFTGSKDAGGKSWCPDCVQAEPVVREGLKHISEGCVFIYCQVGEKPYWKDPNNDFRKNLKVTAVPTLLKYGTPQKLVESECLQANLVEMLFSED; encoded by the exons ATGGCACGCTACGAGGAGGTGAGCGTGTCCGGCTTCGAGGAGTTCCACCGGGCTGTGGAAAAGCACAATGGCAAGACCATTTTCGCCTACTTTACGGGTTCTAAGGACGCCGGAGGGAAAAGCTGGTGCCCCGACTGCGTACAGG ctgaacCAGTCGTACGAGAGGGGCTGAAGCACATCAGTGAAGGATGTGTGTTCATCTACTGTCAAGTAGGAGAAAAGCCTTA TTGGAAAGATCCAAATAATGACTTCAGAAAAAACTTGAAAGTAACAGCAGTGCCTACACTACTTAAGTATGGAACA CCTCAAAAACTGGTAGAATCTGAGTGTCTTCAGGCCAACCTGGTGGAAATGTTGTTCTCTGAAGATTAA